From a single Sulfolobus sp. E5-1-F genomic region:
- a CDS encoding universal stress protein — MVFKNIIVAYDGSENAKRALDVAIDLAKKYEAKLTIIEAIDTSVLVGMGLGPVPGEVINEMYNKAKRDIEEAKAKAINSGVKNVEGVNVEGDPATVVIDYAGKTGADLIVTGSRGLSTVKRIFLGSVSSRIVHEAKTPVLVVK, encoded by the coding sequence ATGGTGTTTAAAAATATAATCGTAGCATATGATGGCTCTGAAAACGCTAAAAGAGCATTAGATGTAGCAATAGATTTGGCGAAAAAGTATGAGGCTAAACTTACAATAATTGAGGCAATTGATACTTCAGTACTTGTAGGAATGGGGTTAGGCCCAGTGCCTGGGGAGGTAATAAATGAAATGTATAATAAGGCTAAAAGAGACATAGAGGAGGCTAAGGCGAAAGCTATAAATAGTGGAGTTAAAAACGTTGAAGGTGTAAATGTTGAGGGAGACCCAGCCACTGTAGTAATAGACTATGCAGGAAAAACGGGAGCTGATTTGATAGTTACTGGAAGTAGAGGATTATCAACTGTTAAGAGAATATTCCTAGGTAGTGTTTCATCTAGAATTGTTCATGAAGCTAAAACACCAGTATTAGTTGTTAAGTAA
- a CDS encoding C2H2-type zinc finger protein, whose amino-acid sequence MVKRIVLKCEVCGETFSSNSLYYQHKALQHSNYKPIVREDGYECPVCHEKRRGAASMLTHIGLHHATNKPLRVELQQ is encoded by the coding sequence ATGGTTAAGCGTATAGTTCTAAAATGTGAAGTGTGTGGGGAAACGTTTAGTTCCAATTCCTTATATTATCAGCATAAGGCGCTCCAGCACTCTAACTATAAGCCAATAGTAAGGGAAGATGGATACGAATGCCCTGTTTGTCATGAAAAGAGAAGAGGAGCTGCTAGTATGCTTACACATATTGGATTACATCATGCAACTAACAAACCGTTAAGAGTAGAACTTCAACAGTGA
- a CDS encoding KaiC domain-containing protein, translating into MRRVRSYIPGLDEILYGGIPERHIVLISGGPGTGKSILGKQFLYNGLTKGESGVFVALEEHPVSVLRSFEHFGWNVRKYEKEGKFAIVDAFTGGYGSTAQREKYVVKNIDDAKELSEVLRTAIKEINATRVVIDSISTLYLNKPAMARSIVMQLKRVISGLGCTAIFVSQVSVGERGFGGPGVEHAVDGIIRLDLDEVEGVMYRSIIVWKMRDTKISMVRHPMDITDNGIIVQWDKYLKITNWSVSVQPLPQKDIDEMKRAVAEVEKEVEVKEVEREEEE; encoded by the coding sequence ATGAGAAGAGTAAGATCCTATATTCCGGGACTTGACGAGATACTTTACGGAGGTATTCCAGAGAGGCATATTGTTTTAATTTCAGGAGGTCCTGGTACAGGAAAATCGATATTAGGTAAACAATTCCTCTACAACGGTTTAACTAAGGGGGAAAGCGGGGTATTCGTAGCTTTAGAAGAACACCCAGTTTCTGTGCTAAGAAGTTTCGAGCACTTCGGATGGAACGTTAGGAAATATGAAAAGGAGGGGAAGTTCGCAATCGTAGATGCTTTCACGGGAGGTTACGGTAGCACAGCACAAAGAGAGAAATACGTTGTGAAAAACATTGATGACGCTAAAGAATTATCAGAAGTTTTGAGAACTGCAATAAAAGAGATAAATGCGACTAGAGTTGTTATAGACTCTATAAGTACACTTTACTTGAATAAGCCAGCGATGGCGAGAAGTATTGTAATGCAGTTGAAGAGAGTTATATCCGGTCTAGGCTGTACTGCAATTTTCGTTAGCCAAGTTTCAGTGGGTGAGAGGGGATTTGGAGGCCCCGGTGTAGAGCATGCTGTGGATGGTATAATAAGGCTAGATTTAGACGAGGTTGAGGGTGTAATGTATAGGTCAATAATCGTTTGGAAGATGAGGGATACTAAGATTTCGATGGTTAGACATCCAATGGATATAACGGATAATGGAATTATTGTACAATGGGATAAGTATTTGAAAATTACCAATTGGTCAGTCTCAGTACAGCCCTTGCCACAAAAGGATATAGATGAGATGAAGAGAGCTGTGGCAGAAGTTGAAAAAGAAGTTGAAGTGAAGGAAGTAGAAAGGGAAGAGGAGGAATAG
- a CDS encoding dipeptidase yields MKLIDLHEDLAYSNQMGIDVIEGNRQSSIKMLTEFDSLVFASLFPHVDTLDERSEELTALYGSPTKSTNFSLELFLDQVKFYYYLERKGIVKIVRDVNDIEPKDVKLLLSLEGADILRDYTDLYLLKELNVLNLGLTWNYDNKFASSCMSKKDYGLTSEGEELVRLANKLGIIIDLAHAGKRTVLDVTSISKKPVIDSHTNFTRLKQHKRNLDDEEIEAIVKTKGVIGVTAIVSTLKEATINGIVESIRYLGESFGWEYVAIGTDFLGISETPKGFENILKVKDLAKAIEGHEEEVLWKNAYRVIKENLSS; encoded by the coding sequence ATGAAGTTAATAGACCTTCACGAGGATCTAGCCTACTCAAACCAAATGGGAATTGACGTAATTGAAGGTAATAGGCAGTCCAGTATAAAAATGCTAACTGAGTTTGATTCATTAGTCTTTGCCTCACTCTTCCCACATGTTGATACTTTAGATGAGAGAAGCGAGGAATTAACTGCTCTTTATGGAAGTCCAACTAAGTCAACAAACTTTTCTCTTGAACTATTTTTAGATCAAGTTAAGTTTTACTATTATTTGGAGAGAAAAGGTATAGTGAAAATTGTGAGAGATGTTAACGATATTGAGCCTAAAGATGTTAAACTACTATTGTCATTAGAAGGTGCTGACATTCTAAGGGACTACACTGATCTATATCTTTTAAAAGAACTTAACGTTCTCAATTTAGGTTTAACCTGGAATTACGACAATAAGTTTGCATCGTCTTGTATGTCCAAGAAGGATTACGGATTGACTTCAGAGGGCGAGGAGTTGGTTAGATTGGCTAATAAACTGGGTATAATAATAGATTTAGCCCATGCTGGCAAGAGGACTGTTTTAGATGTTACGTCAATTTCTAAGAAACCAGTTATCGATTCTCACACTAACTTTACCAGATTAAAACAGCATAAGAGGAATTTGGACGATGAGGAGATAGAGGCTATAGTTAAGACTAAAGGTGTTATAGGAGTTACTGCAATAGTATCCACTTTAAAGGAGGCTACCATTAATGGTATTGTTGAGAGTATAAGATACTTAGGAGAGTCGTTTGGTTGGGAATACGTTGCCATAGGTACAGATTTTCTAGGAATAAGCGAAACGCCAAAAGGATTTGAGAACATCTTGAAGGTTAAGGATTTGGCTAAAGCGATAGAGGGACATGAAGAAGAGGTTTTATGGAAAAACGCCTATAGGGTAATAAAGGAGAATTTATCCTCATAA
- a CDS encoding zinc metalloprotease HtpX, translating into MDVKQRLILSMIISLSLTIISEGIVLIAIASLLHISLFFIFPALLIFWIFQWIISPYVVGRGGYEVFPDDPQYGWLYNLVRKIAEESKIKPPRVFVIDAPYPNAFAYGNRLSGMRVGITLPLLNILNLDELTAVIAHEVGHIKHRDVEIGMTIGLIPTVLGYISTLLMNFGYLALFLAADEIELLFAIAALAIGFVIFIVTFILQIFVLWFNRLRESYADYNSFLVLGEASKALATALAKIEIYMQNIRIDPFTGIIVTAPPVKVEEKDPYLLVEQWLRTKVSVFKDILSTHPYPAKRAQMIYKLIYGNNI; encoded by the coding sequence ATGGATGTAAAACAAAGATTGATATTAAGTATGATTATATCATTGTCCCTCACAATTATATCAGAAGGCATAGTATTAATAGCAATAGCCTCTTTACTTCATATATCATTATTTTTTATATTTCCAGCACTCTTAATTTTCTGGATATTTCAATGGATTATTTCACCTTATGTAGTGGGAAGAGGTGGTTATGAGGTTTTTCCAGACGATCCTCAATACGGCTGGCTCTACAACTTAGTTAGGAAAATAGCTGAAGAGTCTAAAATTAAGCCCCCTAGGGTTTTCGTGATTGACGCACCTTACCCTAATGCCTTTGCTTACGGTAATAGATTGAGCGGTATGAGAGTTGGAATAACCTTACCTTTGTTAAATATCCTTAACCTTGATGAATTGACGGCAGTTATAGCTCACGAAGTAGGACATATAAAGCATAGAGATGTCGAGATAGGTATGACAATCGGTCTAATTCCTACAGTATTAGGATATATTAGTACACTACTGATGAATTTCGGATATTTAGCATTGTTCCTTGCAGCCGATGAAATTGAACTATTATTCGCTATAGCGGCTTTAGCAATAGGATTTGTTATCTTTATTGTAACTTTCATACTGCAAATATTCGTCTTATGGTTTAATAGGCTTAGAGAATCATACGCGGATTATAACTCATTTCTAGTATTAGGAGAGGCATCAAAAGCTTTAGCTACTGCATTAGCTAAAATCGAAATTTATATGCAAAACATTAGGATTGACCCATTTACTGGAATTATAGTAACTGCACCACCAGTGAAAGTGGAAGAGAAAGATCCTTACTTATTAGTTGAACAGTGGTTAAGAACTAAGGTTAGTGTATTTAAGGACATTTTATCTACCCATCCTTATCCAGCCAAGAGAGCCCAAATGATTTACAAGTTAATCTATGGTAATAATATATAG
- a CDS encoding metal-sulfur cluster assembly factor, whose amino-acid sequence MNEKEKDEWKKRILQGLHEVYDPEIPIDIVNLGLIYQLDISDDGDVYVRIGATTPACPVTEDLQYTVEQVVKESVKAKSIKVELDLDTEWTPLMMTEEGRKEFIRKFGYDIVRRWTERMGIKLEEEKVT is encoded by the coding sequence ATGAATGAAAAGGAAAAGGATGAATGGAAGAAAAGGATACTTCAAGGTTTACATGAAGTTTACGATCCTGAGATACCAATAGACATAGTTAACTTGGGATTAATTTACCAATTAGATATCAGTGATGATGGAGATGTATACGTTAGGATAGGAGCTACTACACCAGCTTGTCCAGTTACTGAAGACTTGCAATATACTGTGGAGCAAGTAGTTAAGGAAAGTGTAAAGGCTAAAAGTATAAAAGTAGAGTTGGATTTGGATACTGAGTGGACGCCATTAATGATGACTGAAGAGGGTAGAAAAGAGTTCATAAGAAAATTTGGGTATGATATAGTTAGAAGATGGACTGAGAGGATGGGTATAAAATTAGAGGAAGAAAAAGTTACTTAA
- a CDS encoding MFS transporter, which translates to MDKVSIFSLIASRILRSLSAGIIFVILPYLVLVELKYSSLILGFTYTTGTFATAIFGLAVGYLADLYGRKNTLVLASILLPLSALLIFLNHSLIALFVASALGGYSATGAVAGGGIGGIVAPIQNALITELTDNDNRTFYFSLFTFLSGISASIGSLVAGLFNTEQGFLIAMVMGFLSVLVLFPVRAKNIRAKSASLKSKVVIGKFSITGLLNGISVGLITPFLIPFFILVYHTPKSEMSIFTFLSSLIASTLILIAPLLDRKMGFVMSIAITRGIGAFLSIIMPIIRIFPISLGIYLILPAMRILALPIQQRAIAEMVSQDEIGRAMGINQVTRLAASSGSTSLTGYLFSESQIDLPFLASGIIMALNVYMYYKFFGGKNEVNRPSRGSSLLKPNGN; encoded by the coding sequence ATGGATAAGGTTAGCATTTTTTCACTAATTGCCTCAAGGATTTTAAGAAGTCTGTCAGCTGGGATAATATTCGTTATCTTACCTTATCTGGTTTTAGTTGAGTTGAAATATTCATCATTAATCTTGGGATTTACATACACTACTGGTACCTTTGCTACAGCCATATTCGGCCTAGCAGTAGGTTACCTCGCCGACTTATATGGAAGGAAAAATACCTTAGTCCTAGCCTCAATTCTCCTACCACTAAGTGCTTTACTGATATTCCTAAATCACTCACTAATCGCACTTTTTGTTGCATCAGCACTAGGAGGGTATTCAGCGACTGGAGCAGTTGCCGGTGGTGGAATTGGAGGAATTGTAGCCCCCATACAAAACGCTTTAATTACCGAACTGACTGACAACGATAATAGAACGTTTTATTTCTCTCTATTCACATTTCTATCTGGAATATCAGCCTCAATCGGCTCTCTCGTAGCTGGGTTATTTAATACGGAGCAAGGATTTTTAATTGCAATGGTAATGGGGTTTTTATCAGTTCTTGTACTGTTTCCAGTAAGGGCTAAAAACATAAGGGCTAAGTCAGCTTCCTTGAAAAGCAAAGTGGTAATAGGGAAGTTCTCAATTACGGGGTTATTAAATGGTATATCTGTAGGTCTAATAACTCCATTTCTGATTCCGTTCTTCATCCTCGTATACCACACACCAAAATCTGAAATGTCAATATTCACTTTCCTCAGTAGCCTTATCGCTTCTACGTTAATCCTCATAGCACCACTGTTGGATAGGAAGATGGGATTTGTGATGAGCATAGCTATTACAAGGGGTATAGGTGCTTTTCTTTCAATTATAATGCCCATCATAAGGATCTTTCCGATATCCTTAGGGATTTACCTTATTCTTCCTGCTATGAGAATATTAGCACTACCTATACAACAAAGGGCGATTGCGGAAATGGTAAGCCAAGATGAGATAGGTAGAGCAATGGGGATTAATCAAGTAACTAGATTAGCAGCTTCCTCTGGTTCAACAAGCTTAACCGGCTACTTGTTCTCCGAATCTCAGATTGATTTGCCATTCTTGGCTTCTGGTATAATAATGGCTTTAAATGTTTACATGTACTATAAATTCTTTGGAGGCAAAAATGAAGTTAATAGACCTTCACGAGGATCTAGCCTACTCAAACCAAATGGGAATTGA